From one Mya arenaria isolate MELC-2E11 chromosome 4, ASM2691426v1 genomic stretch:
- the LOC128231889 gene encoding ABC-type oligopeptide transporter ABCB9-like: MKRLMNLLIVFMISLIDLTVTTVLYSHGNQFNDTFSYAFSMFSFSRSTFDVWSLVIVRTSVIMGIVIGAIWGKQDASAKIQSKLYFTIGLSCIFSIFTLVKLLCVSENETLMGDKWFWALFGWTLFADTCVIFQWRAVGNVKYDASHHTLLINADTDGFEDKHLQNDDNNDSGNGKEKAAPSKVKKGTVLRIVKFSMPDWPLIATGFVFLTLSATGEIFIPFYTGRVVDGIVIDKSQAEFTHAIVIMALISAGSALAAGIRGLCLFIAVRKINIRIRNTLFTAILRQEIGFFDKVQTGDITSRLTSDTTTMSDALALNVNIFLRNFIKAGGVVFFMMKLSWQLTVVTLIGLPLIIGISNVYGKYYKVLAEKVQNSLAEANNVAEEACSTMRTVRSFANEVGEVLRYADKLAETFKLYMKQAFMYSGYTICSMWFELGLTVAVLYYGGHLVISGHLTGGTLISFILYQIQLGDCLNSMGFVYTGLMEAAGASEKVFEYIDRVPAIHDQGSKDQEPDVHHQGDQRQQGKQSKCDQNSQSCDQVQGHIEFRDVCFTYPSRPDVQVLKNLSFSVCPGEVIALVGCSGGGKTSCVNLLEHFYETDSGQVLLDGRPIHTYDHRFLHKQISLVGQEPVLYARTIEENIRYGLADHEWTMSSVQEAAEMANAHKFISELKDGYNTQAGEKGVQMSGGQKQRIAIARALLRKPRVLLLDEATSALDAESEFLVQQALYRNMAGRTVIVIAHRLSTVERADKIIVIDKGQVMEQGSHLELLQAKGMYANLVKRQLLLTDSSWSEELTQGRQPIIQGKELGNQGRELLTKGVNLSDNPVCISCGKSVNREVKPDLEEKSHFRLRYRDRFRNRDHVNFLFGSV; encoded by the exons ATGAAGAGGCTTATGAATTTGTTAATAGTTTTCATGATTTCATTGATCGATCTGACTGTGACGACCGTTTTATATTCCCATGGCAATCAGTTTAATGACACTTTTTCCTATGCATTTTCCATGTTTTCGTTTTCTCGCTCAACGTTTGATGTGTGGTCTCTGGTCATTGTGAGAACATCTGTGATTATGGGTATTGTGATAGGAGCTATATGGGGTAAACAAGATGCCTCAGCAAAAATTCAGTCCAAGCTGTATTTTACAATTGGTCTTTCATGTATTTTCTCAATATTTACACTGGTGAAACTTCTTTGTGTCTCGGaaaatgaaacacttatggGCGATAAGTGGTTCTGGGCTTTGTTTGGATGGACGTTATTTGCGGATACATGTGTGATATTTCAATGGAGAGCAGTTGGAAACGTCAAGTATGATGCTTCACATCACACGTTGTTGATAAACGCAGATACAGATGGATTTGAAGATAAGCATCTACAGAatgatgacaacaatgacaGTGGAAATGGAAAAGAAAAAGCGG CACCTTCAAAGGTAAAGAAAGGAACGGTGCTGCGAATCGTTAAATTCTCAATGCCAGACTGGCCACTGATCGCCACTGGCTTTGTATTCCTCACCTTATCTGCAACAG GTGAGATTTTTATCCCCTTCTACACTGGACGGGTGGTCGATGGTATCGTGATAGACAAATCTCAGGCTGAGTTTACCCATGCCATTGTCATCATGGCTCTCATTTCCGCTGGAAG TGCCCTTGCAGCCGGTATCCGCGGCCTGTGTCTATTCATAGCAGTGCGGAAAATCAACATCCGTATCAGGAATACCCTGTTCACAGCCATCCTCAGACAAGAGATTGGATTCTTTGACAAAGTTCAGACAG GAGACATAACATCTCGCCTCACTTCCGATACGACCACAATGAGTGACGCCCTCGCACTCAATGTGAACATCTTCCTGCGAAATTTCATAAAGGCGGGGGGCGTGGTATTCTTCATGATGAAATTGTCATGGCAACTGACTGTTGTCACATTGATTGGACTGCCTCTCATTATCGGTATCTCAAAtgtgtatggaaaatattataag GTTCTAGCCGAGAAGGTCCAGAACAGCCTAGCAGAGGCCAACAATGTAGCGGAAGAGGCTTGCTCCACTATGAGGACGGTCCGAAGCTTCGCTAACGAGGTGGGGGAAGTACTGAGGTATGCGGACAAGCTTGCAGAAACATTCAAACTCTACATGAAACAGGCCTTCATGTACTCTGGGTACACCATATGCTCCATG TGGTTTGAACTAGGTCTTACCGTAGCAGTGCTGTACTATGGTGGTCATCTCGTTATCAGTGGTCATCTAACTGGAGGAACCCTTATCTCCTTTATACTCTACCAAATTCAGCTTGGGGATTGTCTCAAT TCTATGGGCTTTGTATACACTGGTCTGATGGAGGCAGCTGGTGCCTCAGAGAAGGTGTTCGAGTACATAGACCGTGTACCAGCCATACATGACCAAGGATCCAAAGACCAAGAACCGGATGTACATCATCAGGGTGACCAACGTCAGCAAGGGAAACAGTCCAAGTGTGACCAAAATTCCCAGTCATGTGATCAAGTGCAGGGCCATATTGAGTTCAGGGACGTCTGTTTCACCTACCCATCCAGGCCTGATGTACAGGTACTCAAG AACCTCAGTTTTTCGGTATGTCCCGGTGAGGTCATAGCATTGGTTGGCTGTAGTGGTGGGGGCAAGACGTCGTGCGTAAACCTGCTGGAGCACTTCTACGAGACAGACAGTGGACAGGTGCTCCTAGATGGACGGCCCATACACACATATGATCATAGATTTCTGCATAAGCAG ATTTCCCTGGTGGGCCAGGAACCGGTGTTGTATGCTCGGACCATAGAGGAGAATATCCGGTATGGCCTAGCTGATCATGAGTGGACAATGTCCAGTGTCCAGGAAGCTGCGGAGATGGCCAACGCCCACAAGTTTATCTCGGAACTAAAAGATGGATACAATACACAGGCTGGAGAGAAAGGAGTGCAAATGTCAG GGGGCCAAAAACAACGAATTGCAATTGCCCGAGCCCTACTGAGGAAGCCACGTGTCCTGTTACTTGACGAGGCTACGAGCGCACTGGATGCCGAGTCCGAGTTTCTCGTGCAGCAGGCGCTCTACAGGAATATGGCAGGACGCACAGTTATTGTCATCGCACATAGGTTAAGCACCGTGGAGAGGGCGGATAAGATTATCGTCATTGATAAGGGACAG gTGATGGAGCAAGGCTCTCACCTAGAGCTTCTGCAAGCAAAGGGGATGTACGCCAATCTTGTAAAACGACAGTTACTGCTCACAGATTCTAGCTGGTCAGAAGAACTCACTCAAGGGAGACAACCTATCATTCAAGGGAAGGAACTTGGAAATCAAGGGAGAGAATTATTAACAAAGGGAGTTAATTTGAGTGATAACCCTGTGTGTATTAGTTGTGGAAAAAGTGTGAACAGAGAAGTTAAACCTGATTTAGAAGAAAAAAGTCATTTTAGATTACGATATCGCGATAGGTTCAGAAACAGGGACCACGTGAATTTTCTTTTTGGGTcagtttaa